Below is a genomic region from Gillisia sp. Hel_I_86.
AGCCTGACATTTATTTAAGTTCTCATTCTGAAAGGAGCGAAGCGGATTGAAGAATCTCATTTAATTTTGACTTAATTAATGTTAATAGGGTTCCCTGAGATTCCTCCTGCGTCGGAATGACAACAAATTAAAATTGGATTGTCAAACTGAGCCTATCGAAGTTTCTATTGGAAAACAAAAAAGCCACCTCTCTCAAGGCAGCTTTGGTGTTGTTGAAAATTTAAAAAATCAAGAACCTCGGGACATTAAACCCTCATTGAGGGATTAAATTATTTCAAGCCTCCAACCATATCATTTGGTTTTACCCACTCGTCAAACTCTTTTTCTGTAACATACCCTAAATTTACAGCTTCCTGTTTTAAGGTAGTACCATTGGCATGAGCTGTGTTTGCGATTTCAGCTGCTTTATAATATCCAATCTTGGTGTTTAAAGCAGTGACCAACATCAACGAATTATCCAAAAGTTCCTTGATCCTTTTCTTATTTGGTTCAATACCTTTAGCACAATTTTCATCAAAAGAAGTGCAAGCATCTCCAATTAGTTGTGCGCTTTGTAAGAAGTTGGCAGCCATTACAGGTTTAAAAACGTTCAATTCAAACTGCCCTTGCATACCGCCTACGCTTATAGCAACATCGTTCCCCATTACCTGTGCGCAAACCATGGTTAATGCTTCACATTGCGTTGGATTCACTTTTCCAGGCATAATAGAAGATCCAGGTTCGTTTGCAGGAATACTTATTTCCCCAATTCCACTTCTAGGCCCAGAGGAAAGCATTCTAATGTCATTGGCAATCTTATTTAGGGAAACTGCCAATTGTTTTAAAGCACCGTGGGACTCCACGAATGCATCATGAGCCGCCAAAGCTTCAAACTTATTGGGAGCAGTCACAAAAGGGAGTCCTGTGAATTTTGCTATAAATTCAGCTACGCGTTTGGAATATCCTTTTGGAGTATTTAAGCCGGTCCCTACCGCCGTTCCACCTAGCGCCAACTCTGCTAAATGTGGCAATGTGTTTTCTAAAGCTTTTATCCCATGGTCCAATTGCGCAACATACCCGCTAAATTCCTGTCCCAGGGTTAGGGGAGTGGCATCCATAAAATGGGTACGGCCAATCTTGACCACATCCTTGAATTCTTCAGATTTCTTTTTAAGCGTGTTCCTTAATTTTGTAACTCCCGGTAAAGTAACTTCACTCACCTTTTTATATGCAGCAATGTGCATTCCAGTGGGAAATGTATCGTTGGAAGATTGGGATTTATTTACATCGTCGTTTGGTTGAAGGGTTTTTTCCCCCTCTCCAATAATTTTTCCAGCAAGTTGATGTGCGCGGTTAGCGATCACTTCGTTTAAATTCATATTGCTTTGGGTACCACTTCCAGTTTGCCATATCACCAAAGGAAATTGATCGTCGTGTTTTCCGGCAAGGATCTCCTCACAAACTTGTGCTATATAATCTCTTTTTTCTACAGGTAGGACTCCAAGTTCGCAATTGGTAAAGGCAGCTGCTTTTTTAAGATATGCAAAACCATACACTATTTCCAACGGCATGCTTCCCGGGGCACCAATTTTAAAGTTGTTTTTAGAACGCTCGGTTTGTGCTCCCCATAACTTATCTGAAGGCACTTTAACCTCTCCCATCGTGTCTTTCTCTATTCTGTAGTCCATAGTTTTTTTAAATTAGGTTACAAATTTACAGTTTCAAGATTTTTATTTCTTTAATTTTCCTACAAATTTTTGAAGTTTTTCTGCTGAATATTTTATATGGCATGTTTTTACCAAAAAATCGACTTTTATACTAAAAAATCGATTTTTATTTGGCAAAACGCCCTAAGACTTCCTATCTTTGCTTCGATTTAAAAATCTCCAGAAAATATGTTTGAATTTGATCAATATTTAGGCTTCTTAGCATTTTTAGTTATTTTAACCATGGGATTTTGGTTGATGATATTTTTAGTAGCAATAGTTCCATATTGGATTGGTGGATCTGTTACTGAAATGCTTAAAGAAATGCGCGAAAAAAGGAAAAAAGAAAAGGAGCTAAAAGCGTAGTATTTAGCTTTTACTTTTTAATCTATACAATACCGTAGCTTGTGCTACTCATCTTTTTTATACAAACAAATAGAGGTTGCCATTTGGCAACCTCTATTTGTTAATCGATATTGGAAATTATCCTTCAAACTCTCCTCCATCATCACCGTTAGTGCTCTCTCTTTTACGTTGCTGATTTTTCTTTTGATTGAACCTATAGATCAACGATAAGGTAATTTGCCTTTCTCTCCATTGAAATTCACTTTCCTGAATAAATCTATCTGTAGTTGTTACCGAAGAACGTTTTCTTGTATTTAAAAGGTCACGTGCGTTTAAGGATAAAGTGGCATTGTCCTTAAGGATCTCTTTGCTTAAAGCGACATCGATGCTAAAAATCCCATCAGATTTTGTTTGTGAATTTTCTGAAGGACCAAAATAAAATGCATTTGTTTGCCATTCAATTTTTGCAGGCAAGCTTACTTTAGAGCTAAACCTTGCAAAAAAGCTTTCGTTTTTCGATCCAAAATCTACTCCATTGAAGTCTCCTTCTTTTTTAAACTGAAAGAAATTGATGCTCCCATTAAGACGTAACCATTTGGCTGGATTGTACAATATGCCGGCCTCTGCACCAATACGTTCATTGGTTCCTAAATTTATGGGAATGGTTCTAATAATCTCTATTCCATCAATAAATTCCCCGGTACCTTGCTGAACGCGTTCAAAAGCATCAGTTTCATATTGATAATAAATTGAAGAGGTAAGCGTTATTTTTTTCCACCGCTTTAAATAGCCAAGATCGAAAGCACTTGCATAGGCGGGAGCCAAGTTGGGGTTTCCTTGAAAGACATTTGTTCTACTGGATCTGGATGGAAATGGATTTATAAACCAACCTCTAGGCCTGTTGATCCTTCTATTATAGCCCAGCGTAATATTTTCGTTCTCTGCTATTTCATAAATCAAATTAACGGTAGGAAAGAGTCCCAAATAATTATTATCAAAGTTAACATCTATTGGGAAACCAAAAGATGCCGTGATTTCCTCCTCGCTTAATTTGGAATCTATAGTTCCCTTTAATTGTGTGTTCTCTAGCCTGAGTCCCAAAAGGAAAGAAAAGTCACCAAATTTTGTCCCGTATTGTGTGTAAACTGCATTTACATTTTCGGTATAATCGAATACATTCGTTAGCGTATCATTTACCAAAAGTTGAAGGCTTTCAGGATCTTGTTGCTTTAAGGTATAATCTGTAACATCATTTTCAAAGCTTCCTCGATACCCGGCTTCAAATTGGGAATCTTCCCCAATTGGTCGAACATAATCTACTTGGATAAGGAATTCATTTTGCTTTTCTATTGAGGTTGTTTCTTCGTCTGCAAGAAATCCTATTTCTTGCGACGAATCGCTAAAAAGGACATCTTCAGAAATAAGTGAAGGTTGTTCATTTTTATCATATTCATATTGAAAATCGGCAGTTAATTCATGCCCTTCTTCATCAAACTTATTGCTGTAGTTCAAGGCAAATTGATAGCTGTTACCATCTTCGGTTACAAATTCCCGCCTAAGTGTTTGCACCGCGAAGTCATTATCTATAAATCTGTTTGTATAATTTTCAGTTAAATCATTATTATTCCCCAATCTGTAAAATGCACTTGCCGTAAGTGAAGACATTTCTGTAATATAATATTCTATACCAAGATTTGTGTTAAAACTTCTTCTTAGCCTATTATAATCCCTGTCTTCCACAACCCTGTCGAACGTTCCATTAAAATATCGAGTATCAAAAAAGGCATTTCCAGGCCCATTACGGTAGTTTAAGCTAGTGGTGTTAAAAAGATTGAATTTGTCTTTTCTTAAGTTGGCATTCGCGCTAAGGCCGTAATCAGCTGGAGTTCCCGCATTGGCGGTTAGAGAGCCGTTAAAACCTAGCGTTTTCTCTTTTCTTAGGATAATATTCAGGATTCCAGCGGTACCTTCGGCATCATATCTTGCAGAAGGAGAAGTGATTACTTCTACACGGTCTATGGCTTCCGCGGGCAATTGTCCCAAAACATTGGTGGAACCAAATCCTGCCATTGCAGAAGGTTTTCCGTTAATTAAAACACGAACATTTTCATTTCCCCTAAGGCTAATTGCGCCTTCCACATCTACGGATACCGAAGGAACATTACTTAATGCATCGCTTACGGTACCGCCTTTGGTAGTAAGATCTTTTCCAATATTATAGATCTTTTTATCCAACCTAACTTCTACTTGTGTAGTTTCGGCACGTACAATCACTTCATCTAAACTGGAAGAACTTATCCCTAATTTGATAGTTCCAAGGTCTAGATCTGATTCTATTGTTCGATTTTTAAAGCTTTTTGGAGTATAGGATATAAACTCTATAGTAATGTTATAAACTCCTGGGGGAACTTTTATGGCAAACTCGCCTTTAATATCGGTAACGCCTCCATCAAGGAATTTGGGATCACTTGGTCTCGTGATTGCTACGGTTGCATATTCCAGTGGAACATTTAATGCATCGTCCATTACCTTACCTGAAATTGTAAATTCTTTGGATTGAGAGTAGCCCGAATAGGAGCTGGAAATAAAAAAAATCAGCACAAAGCTGAAAACTAGGAATTTTCTGAAGGTCATAACAAACTTTTGTTGTTAGACCCATAAAATAAAGGAAGGTTTAAATGATCTTTGTTAAAAATCACTTAAACCTCCAAAATAATTTTATGCATCCATCAGCTCATTTGGAATTTTTTTGTTAATTCCCACATAGGCAGCAAATTGGGCATTAGTTAAGAATTTTTCCAATTTTTTATGTTC
It encodes:
- a CDS encoding outer membrane beta-barrel protein, whose amino-acid sequence is MTFRKFLVFSFVLIFFISSSYSGYSQSKEFTISGKVMDDALNVPLEYATVAITRPSDPKFLDGGVTDIKGEFAIKVPPGVYNITIEFISYTPKSFKNRTIESDLDLGTIKLGISSSSLDEVIVRAETTQVEVRLDKKIYNIGKDLTTKGGTVSDALSNVPSVSVDVEGAISLRGNENVRVLINGKPSAMAGFGSTNVLGQLPAEAIDRVEVITSPSARYDAEGTAGILNIILRKEKTLGFNGSLTANAGTPADYGLSANANLRKDKFNLFNTTSLNYRNGPGNAFFDTRYFNGTFDRVVEDRDYNRLRRSFNTNLGIEYYITEMSSLTASAFYRLGNNNDLTENYTNRFIDNDFAVQTLRREFVTEDGNSYQFALNYSNKFDEEGHELTADFQYEYDKNEQPSLISEDVLFSDSSQEIGFLADEETTSIEKQNEFLIQVDYVRPIGEDSQFEAGYRGSFENDVTDYTLKQQDPESLQLLVNDTLTNVFDYTENVNAVYTQYGTKFGDFSFLLGLRLENTQLKGTIDSKLSEEEITASFGFPIDVNFDNNYLGLFPTVNLIYEIAENENITLGYNRRINRPRGWFINPFPSRSSRTNVFQGNPNLAPAYASAFDLGYLKRWKKITLTSSIYYQYETDAFERVQQGTGEFIDGIEIIRTIPINLGTNERIGAEAGILYNPAKWLRLNGSINFFQFKKEGDFNGVDFGSKNESFFARFSSKVSLPAKIEWQTNAFYFGPSENSQTKSDGIFSIDVALSKEILKDNATLSLNARDLLNTRKRSSVTTTDRFIQESEFQWRERQITLSLIYRFNQKKNQQRKRESTNGDDGGEFEG
- the fumC gene encoding class II fumarate hydratase; this translates as MDYRIEKDTMGEVKVPSDKLWGAQTERSKNNFKIGAPGSMPLEIVYGFAYLKKAAAFTNCELGVLPVEKRDYIAQVCEEILAGKHDDQFPLVIWQTGSGTQSNMNLNEVIANRAHQLAGKIIGEGEKTLQPNDDVNKSQSSNDTFPTGMHIAAYKKVSEVTLPGVTKLRNTLKKKSEEFKDVVKIGRTHFMDATPLTLGQEFSGYVAQLDHGIKALENTLPHLAELALGGTAVGTGLNTPKGYSKRVAEFIAKFTGLPFVTAPNKFEALAAHDAFVESHGALKQLAVSLNKIANDIRMLSSGPRSGIGEISIPANEPGSSIMPGKVNPTQCEALTMVCAQVMGNDVAISVGGMQGQFELNVFKPVMAANFLQSAQLIGDACTSFDENCAKGIEPNKKRIKELLDNSLMLVTALNTKIGYYKAAEIANTAHANGTTLKQEAVNLGYVTEKEFDEWVKPNDMVGGLK